The genomic region GTCCGCTCACCCCTCATGGACCCTGGCGTGCACAgtagggccagcactggccagcAGAGCCACATGCctaattttaaatttcctaatcaccctcactgcaaaaaaaaaaaaaaagtacaaagaaatacATGGTGAGATGAGTTATTAATACAATGATACATTTTCTTGAGCCCAGTATATTCAAAATGcaatcattttaatattaaaacatcAACGGGACACTGAAATTCTTCTTTTCCCACAAAGTCTGCGGACTCCaggatgtgttttatttatttatttgactatctCGGGTCTTAGTTACATCGTGAGAGATCGTTCGTTGCCGGCGCACAGACTTTGTAGCCatggcacgcaggcttagttgctctgagacatgtgggaatcttagttccccaaccagggatcgaaaccatgtcccctgcattgcaaggttggttcttaaccactggaccaccagggaagtccctctggtgTATATTTCATACTCGAGGCACTTTTAAAAGCTCACAGCCTTGTGGGGTTCTGGCCAGCCCTGGTCGGCGGGGACAGCCCTTTAGTAAATCTGGAGCCACTGgttaaaatgaagtgaaagtgttagtcactcagtcgtggccaactctgggACCCCCATGGGGACtgtgggactgtagcccaccagcctcctctgtccatgggattttccagacaagaatactggagtgggttgccatgcccttcactgagggatcttcctcacccagggattgaacccccagtctcctgcattgcaggcggattcttttctgtctgagccaccagggaagccctggtgtaaGCCTGGAGCCACTGCTAAGTCAGGGTCAAGGGCACCCCTGTGCGCTCACTGTGAGCTAGGCACCAGCAGGGTCTGTGTGTCATTACTTGTGAAAGGGGTCGCTGTCATCACAGCCTGAAGCATAGGCCCAAGGCCGAGGGTACATACAGCCAGGCCACTGGAGTCAGAGCTCGTGTAGGTGCTGGGGACACGGCCGCCCCAAATCAAACAGGTCTCTGTCGGAGTTGAGTGGGTGGGCGGGGCTGGCCTGGGCCGGCGGAAGCCCCTCacgcaggccccgccccgccccgccccgcaggCGAGAAGCCGTACGTGTGCCCCTACGAGGGCTGCAACAAGCGCTACTCCAACTCCAGCGACCGCTTCAAGCACACGCGCACCCACTACGTGGACAAACCCTACTACTGCAAGATGCCCGGCTGCCACAAGCGCTACACGGACCCCAGCTCGCTGCGCAAGCACATCAAGGCCCACGGCCACTTTGTGTCCCACGAGCAGCACGAGCTCCTGCAGCTCCGCCCGCCCCCCAAGCCCCCGCTGCCCGCCCCCGACGGCAGCCCCTACGTCAGCGGGGCGCAGATCATCATCCCCAACCCCGCCGCCCTCTTTGGCGGCCCTGGCTTGCCCGGtctgcccctgcccctggcccCCGGCCCCCTGGACCTCAGCGCCCTGGCCTGTGGCAACGGCGGGGGCGCCGGGGGTGCGGGGGGCATGGGCCCTGGGCTGCCCGGCCCCGTCTTGCCCCTCAACCTGGCCAAGAACCCGCTGCTGCCCTCGCCCTTTGGGGCCGGCGGACTGGGCCTGCCCGTGGTCTCCCTCCTCGCTGGCTCCGCTGGCGGCAAGGCTGAGGGGGAGAAGGGGCGTGGGGCCATGCCGGCCAGGGCCCTGAGCTCAGAAGGCCGCAAGACCCCCCTCGAGAGGACTGAGGGCAGCCGCTCCCGGCCGAGCCCCGACGGCCTGCCCTTGCTGCCGGGCACCGTGCTGGACCTGTCCACGGGTGTCAACTCTGCCGCCAGCAGCCCAGAGGCGCTCGCCCCTGGCTGGGTGGTCATCCCGCCAGGCTCCGTACTGCTCAAACCAGCCGTGGTGAACTGAACCCGCTCGGTGGACGCTGACCACCTGCAGCCCAGCCGGcagctcccagctctgcctgcctgcctgcctgcctgcccctgaCGACGAACGGAAACTCTTCTGCGAAATAGCAATAATGTCCTCCTGCCCCGGGGACGCCCCTGGGCAGCAAGGATGGTGCTAGAAGGGCATGGCGGGCGCCCGGGCTCCTGAACGGGGTAACCGGGTCTGCCGGCTGGGGGAGAGCATGCCCCTGGGAGCTGAGGCCTGGCTCACCTCCAGCCCACGCCTGCCCGGCCCCCACCCACTCTGGTTGTCTCCCTCATCCCGTGGCCAGCTGGGCAGGtcaccctttctcccttgcccacTTGCCAGCCCTCACCcagcagtgggggtggggctgggggtgactTCGGCCCTCCCATCCCCTTCAGTGGTGAGCTGGGAGGAGCCCCTTGGGATCGAGGTCCCACCCCATCCTGCTTACTCATCGGGCCCCTGCTCTGGAGGCTCCTGACCCCTCTCCCTCTGGTCCACCCTCCAGAGGGAGAGCAAGACAGACGCAGGCCGCGGCTAAGCCACAGCAAGAAGCCACCTCCCCCCATGACAAGGTGCCTCCCGGCTGAGGGAGGGAGGCCCGCTCGACCAGCTGCCCCCCACTGCCTGCCGTCTGCGGTGGCCAGCACGCTGCCCGAGGTGGAGGTCCCTGCTCTGGGCTGGCTGGCCACTCGTCTGCCCCCGCGTCCCTCTGCTTTCAGGGAGCCCTGAGTCGGGAGAGGTGCCCAGCTCAGGGAACATACGGGGCTGGGCCTGGCCTGGGACCCTGCacccggggatgggggaggccTGCAGGGCAGTTAGAGCGTGGAGGCTGGCTAGGGACAACCCCAGGCCGAGACACAGCTTCTGTTCTTTGGGCGCCAAGGCAGAGCTGGTGCAGGGGAGGGGGCTCTAGGCCGGTGCTGGGCATGGGAGCGTCCCAGTGGCCCCGGACAGATGGATGAAGGACCTGGGCTTGACAAGGGATGAGGGGCAGCGAGGCAGCCACGGAGGCCGTGGGGGCAGGGGAAGCCAGAGGGGAGAGCTGGCCCTGTGGCCGGCTTCCTTTGGCTTCTCTGAACTGAGCTCCTGCCCTCCAGGGACCAGGGGACCTCAGGGTGCAGGGTCTCCACATGCCCCTGCAGCCCATGCTGCTGACCAGCCCAGGGGCCGGGCTCTCCCTACCAGGCCCTGAAGGGGCAGCAGCTCGTCTCGTGCCCCACCCTGGGCCCTCATGCTCCCTCCTGTCAGGGGCCCAGCTTCAGTCTGGGGGGTCCTGGCCTTGGCCTTGCCCTGGGCTGCACCCTCCACATCCCAGCTGCAGGACAGGGGAGCTGTGGGACTGCAGGGGGACCCTTGGCCCCCGTGCAGTTCTGGGGTCTCCCTGCTGCTTCTCTGCTCACCCGCCCTTTCCTGGACCGCCCTTCTATCCCAGAGGGGTTACCCTGACCCGGCCCGCTGACGGGCCCGCAGCGCTGGCTCTACCCCTTGAAGGGGCCACAAGCAGAGCAGGAGGGAGCTGGTCTCCTTCCCTCGCGCCCCACCCCGGACCCAGGCCCCTCACCCCTACAAGGGCCCCAGGCCTTAAGTCCCCTTTGGGGCGAGGGGTTGGACTCAAGCCCCAGGAGCAGAGGAACAGGGCATAGGAAGGCGACATTAGCTCAGCATGTGACTCGGTGATAGACCAGGCCCGAGGGGGCCGGTGTACGTGTCGTTGTTGTCGGTCTGTTGttgcacattccaggatatcaGTATTCTAACAGGTTCTAAGTGCCTTTCTATCGTAGCTTGTTTTTCCTCCTCTTGGCTCCATTGCTGTTAGCatagagtttaaaaaaagaaaagagagataagCTAATGACTATAACAATATATTCCTCCATGTGAGAGGAagtttataaagaaatgaaataaaagtgcGTTACAAACATGCTTTGTCTTAGATGTGCCAGGAGCTGGCCATGCACAGGAGACCACCTCTGGCCGCCCATGCCTGGCTCTGGGGTCCCCCACCCAGGCCAAGGCCCTGTTCCGGGGCTTCCTCCCAACCCTGTGGGCGCCACAAGCTCTCCGTCTGCTGCTGGGAGCTGGATGGGACACGCGGTGCTGAGATGGAAGGTTCTGGACCACACGTCGTGGGTTCAGCTGCACCTGCCACGAGCACCTTGGCTCTGGGAGGGGCCGGGCTCCCTGGCCTCCTCGGGGCTGTCAGGCTGGAAAGGTTCCTCTTCTTCCACTGTATCCTGGAGCTGACTCCCCACATTACTGAGGGGCTACCGCCCAACCCAGCTCAGCAAAGGGAGGCCTGTGGCAGAGCCGGGGCCCCGTCCACAGAGGGGCGGGCAGGGCTGACCTGAGGGCGGCGCGGGAGTGGCTCGTCTGTCTGGTGCGTGACGGCACGACCAGCAACCCTTGCCTGCCTTGGCCCCGCTGGGTGTCAGAGGCCAGACCATGGGCGGGTGAACACCACCGCCTCCCCTCCGTGCACAGCCCCACAGCTGGCAGGAAGAGCGGCCTGCCTCTGGAATCTGGACATGCATACTCAAGAAATGCGGAAAAGACATTTATTACTGAGCTATAAATTAGAGGCGGGCGGGTGGGCGGGAGGAACCAAGCGGTCACGTTTTGGGCGGCTGCTGTCTCTCCCTGTCCTCCTGGGCCTGGATTCTGAGTTCCTCCTCAAGACGCTCCTTCGCTCGGACCACCTGGGGAGGGGATCACAAACAGTTAGGCTGGGCGCCCCCTCCCTTCCCAGGTCCTGCTTTGGCTTCCTGGAGGGCTGTGGGCAGGTCAGGGAGCTGGTTCCAGCACCCCGCCAGCTAGCAGTCCGGGCTCTTCGAGGCCATGGCTGCTGGGGGCCACCATCCAGGGTGACACAGGGCCCAGGCAGTTCAGGGGGCCCCCTGAGCCCTGGGCACCCTTCTCCTGCCAAGCTCTGAACCGCCCAGGAGTGAGGGATGCCCCGGCCCACCCTGCCCGCGCTCACCTTTGACTGCAGGTAGAAGGAGCCACCCACGGATTTATCGTTCACCTTGAATAGGTGTTCGTAGTTCTGCAGAGGAGGGGAGACGGTGAGTCCCTGGTTACAGAAGCGGGGGAAGCTAGGAGATGACAAAGAAGGAAAGCGAAAGGGCTCGCCCCTCAGAGCGCTCCAACGCTGGGAGCCACTAAGGGGCGGAGAAGCGGACAGGCGCCCATGAGACAAGGCCTGTGCCTCCGCCTCTGCGGCCTGCACACCGACAAACGACGGCGGCCTCCTCGAGTCCCAGCCGGCCATGCTCAGGGCCCCaactcctgccccctcccctcccccgaccAGCTGGCAGCCTGCCACCCTCTCCCCATTTATGGGCGGCTTATCTCCGAGCcggcctgggggggggggggcttacCTTCTGGATCTCCTCGGGGCTCAGCTTGGAGACGTTGAGAATCTGCTGTGCCTCCTGGAGGCTGAGGCCTGAGAGGTTGGAGGCGGCCGCAGACTGGTGTCCTGCGCGTCCCCGGGCGTCCGCCGCTGCTCGGCTGGCTGTGTGAATACGTGGGTGAGTGCCCAGCTCCCAGCGGCCCAGGGCTGCCCTGGGGAGCAGCTCATCCCCGCCAGGGGGTGCGGGAGATGAGCAGGGCCAGGGGGCATGTCCTCCAGGAGGGGATTTTGGGGGGCCAGGGGTGGGTAGGCAAGTGAGGACAGGTTTTCCCCACCAGAGGACGGGGCAGGGGCTGGTCAAACCCAGCATCAGGTCTCCAGCCTAGACCAGGAGATGACCCTGTCCCTCGTCTTCCCCACCCTCTCACCCCGGGCACGCAGCAAGTCGGGGAGCTTAGGCTGCTAGGGGAGCAGAGTGAGGCTGCGGGCAGGGGTGGCAGCCCAGATGAGACCCGGCTGCCCTGTGGTCACCGAGGCCACTGAAGCAGGCTGCCTTGGGTGACCTCTCGATTCAGGAGCCAGTACACTTTTCCTTAAAGCATCAGTGAATATGTTTTAGATTCTGCAGGTCAATTAGTCTGTGTTGCAATTACTGGATGCTGGCTgactgttccaataaaactttgtttgCAAAAACAGGCAGGCAGGCCGGCCAGTGTGCCCACTTCTGGCCGGATGATCGTGTCAATCAGGTCTCCCTTCTCTGGGAATGTCCCAAGATCAAGCACTGCCCCCGAGAAGAAGTGTCCCAGGCTACCCAAGCTGCCAGAACCCAGCCCACAAGGGGTCCCTGCATTCACAGGTGGCCTAGCGTGAGGAAGGGGCCCACAGCTACAGGGAAAATCTGACCCAAGCAGGATCTCCCAGCACAGGGAGAAGGAACCCAAGCTTACCTGCAAACTCCTGCCGCAGGGCCCGGGCaaaggccctgcccaccacctGCGCGCCCATCACAATGATCTGGGCCAGGTACTTGGCCTGTGGGCAAAGAAGGCACCTGGTAAGTGGACTGCATTCTCAGGGCCCTGGAGATGAGTCCTGGAGGTGCTGGCCAAGTGGCAAGGCTGTTGGAAGGCTGAGGCGAGGGACCCCAGCGCGGCGGCCACAGGCCACTTCCTCCCAGCGCCTGATATAAGATTCTGCTCTGGGAGGCATCGGAGGCTCACAGGAGAGCAGTCTTGAGTTTTGGGGGGCAGGTACCCGAAAGAGTCCCCCAGAGGGAGATGGGGCTCTCTCTCAGCCTTCAGACAAGGCGGACAGGAGTGAAGGCAATGTGGCCTGGGAGCCAGAACTTGGGGTTGGTCCCGGACTCACCGCCAGCTCTGCATCTGAGCTTGGCGGGTCCAGCCTTCATCTGCTGGTGGTGAGATGCAGGGCCATTCTGATTCTCCCCACGTTATTCAAGTCCATTCCATTCAACACAAGAGAGCAAAATGCCCTCCACCCTAGGCCCCCGTTCCTCCACTGGCTCACCGCTTCACTCAAACCCCGCCTGAGTCAGCACCAGGGCATCAGACACACAGGACCCAGCCCTGCGGGAATCCCCCCACTGCCTCCGTGGGGCATCAAGCAGGACCAGACGTGTACATGGTCAACGGAGGGAGGGGAGCCCTCAGGAAGGACGTGGGGACTCTGGGGGGTGAGGGCACTTCTCCCGGGCAAGTAGGATCATGATGGTTACACGGGGGCTTTTTCAGGCAGAGGGACCGGGGGAAGCCCAGACTAAGAGAGTATAAGGGATGACTGGGAGCAGCCAAGAGCCTGGGGGACTTGGGAGGCGAGACGAGTACGGTGGCTGAGACGGGAAACCTACAGACCTTACTATGACTAGGGATAACAGACAGCATGTGTGTGAAATGGTACACACATGTGCATGAAGGATTCTGGCGAATGCTTGCTGCAGGTCaccacagatcacgtggcacctCCAAGTGTTGGTGTCCAACAAGAACTTAGCCAGGGTGTCGAGCGCTGTGACGGACACATTTTATTGTGCCATCTGATCCCGACAGCTTGAGACACGCAAACACAGAGTTTAGTGACCAACCTGAGGACATATAGCTGGCACCCAGGAGAAGATGGGCAGAAAACCCACAGCCTGTGCTCTCAGCTGTGGTGTTCCCAGGCTGCCCACTTCACGTAGGGTCGGCAGGGAGCGCAACCGAACAAAAGGGCAGGACCCAACTCAGAGGCTCAAGACGGGCTTGTCAGATTCCAACGGAACCCGGATTCCAGAATTGGCCTTGCTGGGCCTCCCTGATGGGCGAGGTGGGTGTGGTTCCGGGCCAAAGGAGAGGTGAGTTTGGATTTCACAAGCCCCATATTTCACACCAGAAGGCAAAGCTCTGTGAAGACTCGCCAGTGGTCAGAGTGGGGGGCGAGGCTGCAAGTGCTGAGGTGAAAAGGCCCAGGAGGATGCGCTTCCGGTGGGAGAGTCTCACCTGGCTTCCCCCCACTCCGGCTTGCCTGAAGCCTCTCCCACGTGGGGCAGGAGGCTCTGAGATGGACAGCTGGTCCTgcctgagggacagagaggctaaCAGGCCTGCCAGTGGTTCCGAGGGTTCCCTTGGCCAGGAACTCCCATCAGGCCTCGGACCTCCCCTCCTGCTGCCACACTTGAGAGCCTGCATCACCACACGCCTGCACTGCCCTGTCTGGGGAACAACACAGCCCAATGTGGGACCAGAGCCCTGCAGCTGGCAAAGGACCGCAGGTggcgttgggggtgggggagcactTGGGAACATGCTTTGTCCCACGTCAAGTGCATCAAGAAGGGAACCTGGACCCGGACAGACTGATGTGCAAAGCTCCCTTCACGGCACAGTTCCTTGGGCTGGTGAGCCGAGCCAGCATGGACCCACCCTCTTGTCAAGGACACACCGGGATAGAAaggaggctgtctttgcccaGGGCGCCTGCAAACAGCTGCGGGCATCACAACCAGGCAGGAGGAGGTCAGGACCAAGACCATCACATCTTCCAGGGCACATCCAGGGTCTGGGCTATGGTGGGCACCAGTGGGTGCCCAATACATATTTGAATGAATGCGACCCTTGACAGGGCTTCCCAATGCCTCCCTCTGCTGAAGGAGGGCTCTGGCCTTCCcacaacagacacacacacacacacaactccccacttctgttgctgctgcagcCAATACACTCCACTCCCCAGCTCCATCTGGTTACAAAGGACTTTTCTGGTTTTATCTTCCCTGACCACTCTCCACCCCACACACTACAGCCACGCCCTTTACTCCCTGACTCCAAGATCAGTTCCCCTACTTCCTTACTCCACAGTCTCGGTAACTCTGAATTCATACACCTCGGGTCACTGTTCTCAAGTGCACAGTTCAGCACTTTTTAGGATATTCACTGAGCTGCACATAGCATTTTCATTATCCTACCCCCAACAAACTCCATACCTACTAACCCACTGAATACCCTCCTTCCTATGCCAATATTGTCAAACCCCAACATCCTTCAAGATTTGGCTTGGACACagctggttgtccagtggttaagacaccatgcttccaatgcagggggttacaggttcaatccctggtcagggaactgagatcccacgtgccaccaccaaaaataaagacaaaactcACATCACCCCCATTTCCTGGAGTGAAACCTTCCCAGGCTCCCCCCATTTCTACCAACCCATCCTGCACTGTCTTTCTTTTCCCATTAATATATTGTCCTATTTTATGGATTCGCTGGCTTTCTCTTTTAAGGTACAAACTCCTTGGGGGCCACGTTTTACTCGGTCCCTCAAGGCTGACTGAGTCACGTGCAGGAACATCTGTGAGGGACCCAGTTGGGGGGGTAGTGGGGAGTGGTCCTCAGAAAATGGCAGTGACTATTACAAGACAAGAACAACCACTAAGTGTGTAGTATCAGTTAAAACCAGGACGAGAGACCCTGGAGAAGTCAGACTCTCTGAGCTCCAGGTTGTTTACCTGGAAGACGGGGACAATGAGGGCATATgcttaagaattaaatgagaatctACATAAGCCCCAGGGCTCCAGGCCTGGCACTAGAAAGCTCTCACCATCAATTAATAAGTGCTTCCTCAAACCCACTGCCTCAATAACTTGGGGAACAATTCTCTAACAGGGGACAGATCTCAGGACTCTGCACTGTTAAAGGTCCCCAGGTGACCTGACTCTGCTAGGGTGGCCCAGATCTGTGGGCTGGCTCGGGATGATACCGCAGATACGCTCAATTATCGGTGTCGCAGGGTCAAGTCCCACTTCTGCCACTTGCTCGTGAAAAGTCCCGGAGCCCGATTAACCAGCTTTCAAATGGGAATAATGGGGCAACACCATCAACTAGCTCGGGAATCGAGCAAGGACCCCTACACAAGGCTGGTGCACGCGGCGACCGCATCTGCTTGGTATTCCCTGGCCCGCCGCGCTCTCCAGACAGATGGCTCTTCCTCGGGCCCCGAGGTCGCCAGCGCCCGCAGCAGGGCGCCCGGTGCCGACCCCCGCCTAGTCCCGGCTTCCCCCCGGGCATACAGCGGGGCGAGCGGCGCCCGCAGCGCGGCCGGAGCTCCTAGacccggcccccgcccccggaCTCGAAACGGCCTCTTGCCCCCTCCTCCGGGCTCACCATGGCGACCACTCAGGTTCGGGGGTCCGACTTCCTGGCCCCGCGGCCCCGGCTCAAGGGCGGCCGGCAGGTCAAAGGTCAAGGGAGCCTGAGAAGAGCGCATGCGCCGGGCATGCGCGTTGCTCCATAGGCGCGCGGGGCGTAGGCGGAGACCTAAGGTCTGTGGGCGGAGACCTAAGGCCTGTAGGTGGGGCCGTGGGCGGGGCCTGCCTCAGCCTCAGACGCTGGGGAAACCTCCTGAGGCTTAGGACACAGGACACCGGACACCGTAGGCCCCGTGACTACCCTGGGGTTCTAGGAACAAAGAATAACGCCTGTTCTATCCGGGGCGGAGGGGCAGATACTTCTTCCCTACATTTTGCCAAAGTATTTGGGACTTAAAGACATAGAATAAACATACATTTCACAAACGTGATAAGGAGTAAGATGCTAAATTCTCACCAATATTTAAGACAGGAAAACTTCAAAAAAGGCttcagggacatccctggtggtccaatggttaggaatccaccttgcagcacagtggacacgggtttgatcccccaGTCcaggacctaagatcccacatgccacaggggcAACTAGGCCCAGGCAACAACTGCTGAACCCTCATgacaacaaagatcccacgtgctgcaactaagacccaacacagccaaataaataaattaataaattataaaaaaaaatagtcgttaaaaaaaaagaaaaattggtttCATTCCAGGTTCCTTCTGTCTAGGAAGGAGGGCTCTTCTCACTCCTCCAAGTCTGTTCCAATGTCACCTTCTCAGCGAGGCCACCTTGACCCCCTACGAGGGCTGCAACTTGTACtccattcctttgctttttcaaaaattttcggTTGCATCACACAGCCTaggggaccttagttccccaccagggattgaacccatggccttGGCAGTGTAAACGGTGGAGTGaaagttcctctttgtttttctacTACCAGCTTTATTGGGAGATAATTCACATCCCACACAATTCGCCCCTTCGAAATTCACAATTCAATGCTTTTTAGTATACTCACAGTTTGCAACCATCTCCActagttccagaacattttcattccctgcttaaaactccacactcaTGAGCAGTCACTACCTATTTCCCCCTCCCCTAGTCCCTGGTAACCACTCactgcctcctctgtctatgaaggTCTCTTCTGGGTGTTTTacagaaatggaatcatactatatgggtttcccaggtggtgctagtggtaaaggacccacctgccaatgcaggagatgtaagcaaggtggctttgatccctgggtgggaatatcctctggagaaggaaatagtaacctgctctagtattcttacctggagaatcccatggacagaggagtctggtgggctacagtctatagggttgcaaagagttggacacgactgaagcgactcaacaTGCACGCATGTGTCTGGTTTAAACCTCCGTTCTtgatccctatttttttttttccctgaaactcCTATCACATTCTATCAAATTATACCATTTATCTGTTCCCTCCCACTAGAATGTGGATTCCTGGTGGGCAAgacctcttttctccttttctctactCTTGGACATCAACACCTGGAagagtggctttttaaaaaaaattttattttcgactgtactgggtctttcgTGCCGCacgcaggttttctctagtttggGTGAGCAGAGCTactctcctgctgcagagcatgggctctggagcgtgggctcagcagttgtgatgcatgggcttagttgctccacggcacgtggaatcttctcaaccagggatggaacccatgtcccctgcattgacagatggatttctaaccactgggccagcagggaagtccttcattcCCTGTTGAATGAACAAGAGTCCGGCTGCCTCCTACCGTGTTCTGGACCACcacccttctttcttttcctctgtgtctCCAAATGCAGTCTTTTCTCAGCGCCCTTCCTTTCATCTGAAACGTTCTTCTCAGGGCTCTCTCCAGGGCTCTGTGACCCTTAGGTCTTATCTCTTAGCTTCATCACTTCTCAGACCCTGACCACGGTCTCCCCCTGCATCCCAGGGGCTCCCTTTCATGAAGTTTATCTACTTCACAGTTCTCTGCACACTGTCTATCTGCAAACTTGAGCATAGTCCGGCTCCCCTCTGCCTACTAAAACTGTGCCAAGTGCCTTGAAAAGCCTTGTCTCTCCGGTTCATGACCGGAGCTGCCATCCAGAGAGAACCTGGCCAGGTACCCGTGTAtcggatgaatgaatgaactcccAGCAGGAGCAGAATGAGGCCTGGGACCAGGTGGAGCCCAGGGCCAGACTACCGTCACCCTTACCGctgtccccttccccttccaGCCGGCTCAGAGACCACAGTGGCACCAGGGTGGCCAGCTTAGAAAAGTTTAATTGTTGAAAACATCCAGGACACGTGCAGGCCAGTCCCTGCGGGGCTCACACCCCCTTTAATTGGGCTATTAGCTCTGTGACACCCATTTCTCCTGGCTTCAAGTTTGGGGAGCAGGGTGACTGATCCCAGGCCCCTGAGGCTGGAGCTGCTCCAAATGGCCAGGTGGGGGCCAGCCCCCTAGACCCTTGACCGGAACTGGGGCAGCAGGCAAGATGGGACGGCATGTGATAACTGAAGGTGCTGAACGAAGCCAGCCCAAGCTGGGACCAGCCCAGGTCAGAGGAAGGGGGAACAGGGAGCCTAGCGCCTGCCCAGGGACATGCCCCTGAGCCctcactccaccccacccctatgCCCCTGGCTCCGCATGCTAGCAGGCAATGAGGAGAAGCGCCCAGTCCCAGAAAGAGCAGAGATGCGGACAATCCATGGAGACTGCAGCAGGGCCCAGAGGCTGTGGAAATGCCCAACACTCAAAGGAAGTTTGAGTCAACTGACAGATGGGGCTTCTGGAATGAGGTGTGCCAGGGCCAGGAGGTGGCTTCCAATTTGAGGGAGAGACGTGAGGTGCGCGGGGGCACCAGGCTTTCCTGGAGGCGGCAGTGGAGGGCGAGGCTAGAGGCGGCTGGTGTGCAGGCTGGTGCGCAGGCTAGTCCTGGGGAAATGAACCAAGAAGCAGGGTGGAGTTGGGAGGGCCCGGGAGGCGGGGGTGGGCGAGCAGGCTGCAGGCGTGAGTCGGGGAGGGATGGGAGAGGATGCTGGCCCCCAACCGGTCCACTCA from Bos javanicus breed banteng chromosome 25, ARS-OSU_banteng_1.0, whole genome shotgun sequence harbors:
- the GLIS2 gene encoding zinc finger protein GLIS2, with translation MHSLDEPLDLKLSITKLRAAREKRERTLSAARHRALHRELGLADDSPTPGSPGSPPSGFLLNPKFPEKVEGRFSAAPLVDLSLSPPSGLDSPNGSSSLSPERQGNGDLPTAPAGPDLQPLRYLDGVPSSFQFFLPLGSGGALHLPASSFLTPPKDKCLSPELPLPKQLVCRWAKCNQPFELLQDLVDHVNDYHVKPEKDAGYCCHWEGCARHGRGFNARYKMLIHIRTHTNEKPHRCPTCSKSFSRLENLKIHNRSHTGEKPYVCPYEGCNKRYSNSSDRFKHTRTHYVDKPYYCKMPGCHKRYTDPSSLRKHIKAHGHFVSHEQHELLQLRPPPKPPLPAPDGSPYVSGAQIIIPNPAALFGGPGLPGLPLPLAPGPLDLSALACGNGGGAGGAGGMGPGLPGPVLPLNLAKNPLLPSPFGAGGLGLPVVSLLAGSAGGKAEGEKGRGAMPARALSSEGRKTPLERTEGSRSRPSPDGLPLLPGTVLDLSTGVNSAASSPEALAPGWVVIPPGSVLLKPAVVN
- the PAM16 gene encoding mitochondrial import inner membrane translocase subunit TIM16 isoform X3, whose amino-acid sequence is MGAQVVGRAFARALRQEFAASRAAADARGRAGHQSAAASNLSGLSLQEAQQILNVSKLSPEEIQKNYEHLFKVNDKSVGGSFYLQSKVVRAKERLEEELRIQAQEDRERQQPPKT
- the PAM16 gene encoding mitochondrial import inner membrane translocase subunit TIM16 isoform X2 translates to MAKYLAQIIVMGAQVVGRAFARALRQEFAASRAAADARGRAGHQSAAASNLSGLSLQEAQQILNVSKLSPEEIQKNYEHLFKVNDKSVGGSFYLQSKVVRAKERLEEELRIQAQEDRERQQPPKT
- the PAM16 gene encoding mitochondrial import inner membrane translocase subunit TIM16 isoform X1 is translated as MQALKCGSRRGGPRPDGSSWPREPSEPLAGLLASLSLRQDQLSISEPPAPRGRGFRQAGVGGSQAKYLAQIIVMGAQVVGRAFARALRQEFAASRAAADARGRAGHQSAAASNLSGLSLQEAQQILNVSKLSPEEIQKNYEHLFKVNDKSVGGSFYLQSKVVRAKERLEEELRIQAQEDRERQQPPKT